In Amycolatopsis endophytica, the following are encoded in one genomic region:
- a CDS encoding DUF72 domain-containing protein: MWNHKAWSGRFLPPSLPARERLRAYAGWCNAVEGNTTFYATPARDTVATWARQTGPGFRFVVKLPKVVTHERRFAGVEAEMRAFLDAIEPLGERAVLWTQLPASFGPPDVDALVRFLRRLPAARRRAVEVRHPGFFTDPGSTSLLERALAAADAEWVPFDTTVFFRSPPSSEAEQEAWDRKPRLPRRTRALTDRPIVRYLGRDSVEETVAGWRPWTAVVAGWLREGRSPTVFLHTPDNHDAPSLARRFHDDVRALVPGLGALPEPEPVEPATLF; the protein is encoded by the coding sequence GCAACGCGGTCGAAGGCAACACCACCTTCTACGCGACTCCCGCCCGCGACACCGTCGCCACCTGGGCGCGGCAGACCGGCCCCGGCTTCCGGTTCGTGGTCAAGCTGCCCAAGGTCGTCACCCACGAGCGCCGGTTCGCGGGGGTCGAGGCCGAGATGCGGGCGTTCCTGGACGCGATCGAACCCCTGGGTGAGCGGGCGGTCCTGTGGACGCAGTTGCCCGCCTCGTTCGGCCCGCCGGACGTCGACGCCCTCGTCCGATTCCTGCGCCGGCTCCCCGCCGCGCGCCGGCGCGCAGTCGAGGTGCGGCACCCCGGGTTCTTCACCGATCCCGGCTCGACGTCATTGCTGGAGAGGGCGCTGGCCGCCGCGGACGCCGAGTGGGTGCCGTTCGACACCACCGTCTTCTTCCGGAGCCCGCCGTCCAGCGAGGCCGAGCAGGAAGCCTGGGACCGGAAACCGCGCCTGCCCCGGCGGACGCGGGCACTGACCGACCGGCCGATCGTCCGTTACCTCGGCCGGGACTCGGTCGAGGAGACGGTCGCGGGGTGGCGGCCGTGGACGGCGGTGGTCGCCGGGTGGCTGCGCGAGGGCCGCTCGCCGACGGTTTTCCTGCACACCCCCGACAACCACGACGCACCGTCGCTCGCCCGCCGTTTCCACGACGACGTTCGAGCGCTGGTACCCGGACTCGGCGCACTGCCCGAGCCGGAGCCGGTCGAGCCCGCGACGCTGTTCTGA
- a CDS encoding tautomerase family protein, translated as MPFANFKVPAGTLTAEDKQKIVERTTDLYAEIYGERARPTTVVLVDEVVDGGWGVAGTILTAAMLNGEPDSR; from the coding sequence ATGCCTTTCGCCAACTTCAAGGTTCCAGCCGGTACTCTCACGGCCGAGGACAAGCAGAAGATCGTCGAACGCACCACCGACCTCTACGCCGAAATCTACGGCGAGCGCGCGCGTCCGACCACCGTCGTGCTCGTCGACGAAGTCGTCGACGGCGGGTGGGGCGTGGCGGGCACCATCCTGACGGCCGCGATGCTCAACGGCGAACCCGACAGCCGGTGA
- a CDS encoding helix-turn-helix transcriptional regulator, whose protein sequence is MSSRKLVELGAFLRSRRERIRPEEVGLVAGPRRRVTGLRRDEVAQLAGASVDYYNELERGAGSQPSEQMLAALARALRLTDDERRHLYHLADRPTPRSGGPASHVPPGMLDLISRLPTTPAQVITDLHVTLVQNPMAVALLGDQSGFRGSRASFVHRWFTEPRSRTLYPGEDHDAQSRAFVADVRAAAARRDSGDTEAQSMIEDLRLRSPEFARIWDEHDVAFRRNDRKRLIHPSLGLVEVNCLNLFSEDGRQRLLWFTPALGTGSAEKLEMLAVLGAQTFATGRS, encoded by the coding sequence GTGAGTTCCCGGAAACTGGTCGAGCTGGGCGCGTTCCTCAGGTCCCGGCGTGAGCGCATCCGCCCCGAAGAGGTGGGTCTGGTGGCCGGCCCCCGGCGGCGGGTGACCGGGCTCCGCCGCGACGAGGTCGCCCAGCTGGCCGGGGCCTCGGTGGACTACTACAACGAACTCGAACGCGGAGCCGGGTCCCAGCCGTCGGAACAGATGCTCGCCGCGCTGGCCCGTGCGCTGAGACTGACCGATGACGAACGCCGGCACCTGTATCACCTTGCCGACCGCCCCACCCCCCGGTCGGGTGGTCCGGCTTCCCACGTGCCTCCGGGGATGCTGGATCTGATCAGCAGGCTGCCCACCACGCCCGCTCAGGTCATCACCGACCTGCACGTGACCCTCGTGCAGAACCCGATGGCCGTCGCGTTGCTGGGGGACCAGTCGGGGTTTCGGGGCAGCAGGGCCAGCTTCGTCCACCGGTGGTTCACCGAACCCCGGTCGAGGACGCTCTACCCCGGGGAAGACCACGATGCCCAGTCGCGAGCGTTCGTCGCCGACGTGCGCGCTGCCGCCGCACGCCGCGACTCCGGGGACACCGAAGCGCAGTCGATGATCGAAGATCTGCGTCTGCGCTCACCGGAGTTCGCCAGGATCTGGGACGAACACGACGTGGCGTTCCGCCGGAACGATCGCAAGCGCCTGATCCACCCGTCCCTCGGGCTGGTGGAGGTCAACTGCCTCAACCTCTTCAGCGAGGACGGCCGCCAGCGCCTCCTGTGGTTCACGCCCGCTCTCGGAACCGGCAGCGCCGAGAAGCTGGAGATGCTGGCGGTACTCGGCGCCCAGACCTTCGCCACCGGCCGGAGCTGA
- a CDS encoding 3-hydroxyacyl-CoA dehydrogenase — protein sequence MEVGNAVAAVTGGASGLGLATVKELHGRGAKVMIVDLPSSRGEAVAKELGDGVAFTAADVTDEAQVSAALDAAERLGTLRVAVNCAGIGNAIKTVGKQGAFPLDAFTKVVSVNLIGTFNVIRLAAERISKAEPVGEERGVIVNTASVAAFDGQIGQAAYSASKGGIVGMTLPIARDLASLRVRVVTIAPGLFHTPLFATLPEDAIASLGAQVPHPSRLGDPAEFAALARHIVENPMLNGETIRLDGAIRMAPR from the coding sequence ATGGAGGTCGGCAACGCGGTCGCGGCGGTGACCGGTGGCGCGTCGGGTCTGGGGCTGGCGACGGTCAAGGAGCTGCACGGTCGGGGTGCGAAGGTCATGATCGTGGACCTGCCCTCGTCGCGGGGCGAAGCGGTCGCGAAGGAGCTGGGGGACGGTGTCGCGTTCACCGCGGCGGACGTGACCGACGAGGCCCAGGTGTCCGCGGCGCTGGACGCGGCCGAGCGGCTGGGGACCCTGCGGGTGGCGGTCAACTGCGCGGGCATCGGCAACGCGATCAAGACGGTGGGCAAGCAAGGTGCTTTCCCGCTGGACGCGTTCACCAAGGTCGTCTCGGTCAACCTGATCGGGACGTTCAACGTGATCCGGCTGGCGGCGGAGCGGATTTCGAAGGCCGAGCCGGTGGGTGAGGAACGCGGCGTCATCGTCAACACGGCGTCGGTGGCGGCGTTCGACGGGCAGATCGGGCAGGCCGCGTATTCGGCGTCGAAGGGCGGCATCGTCGGCATGACGCTGCCGATCGCGCGTGACCTGGCGAGCTTGCGGGTCCGGGTGGTCACGATCGCGCCGGGCCTGTTCCACACGCCGCTGTTCGCGACGCTGCCGGAGGACGCGATCGCGTCGCTGGGCGCTCAGGTGCCGCATCCGTCGCGGCTGGGCGATCCGGCCGAGTTCGCGGCACTGGCCCGCCACATCGTGGAGAACCCGATGCTCAACGGTGAGACCATCCGGCTGGACGGCGCCATCCGCATGGCGCCCCGCTGA
- a CDS encoding indolepyruvate ferredoxin oxidoreductase family protein: MTGTLQHRASTGYDLDDRYRTGAPGVLLTGVQAIARLLVEQHELDRRQGRRTATFVSGYQGSPLGGVDRLLGGMPETLAAHDVTFVPGLNEELAATAVWGSQTDLPVGTSRYDGVVGVWYGKGPGLDRATDALRHANMFGVNPDGGALLLVGDDPGSKSSTVPAVSERSLAALGIPVLFPRNAAEIVTLGLHGIAMSRASGCVVALKIVADVADGAWTVDDAVSRIRPVVPPSTWDGRPWTYRQRTVDLAPGHIQSAEADLYGPRAATVVAYAAANDLNPVVVDPPAPTVGLIASGSTYDALRQSLLDLGVDDAQLGRSGIRVMRMGLIHPVDRAAVAKFAAGLEEILVVEDKTAFLETQIRDALYGTAHTPRVLGKKDADGRPLIPHDGELTAARLAAPLRRMLRDRVPLAAPARGPIPLPVLSTSRAPYFCSGCPHNRSTVLPEGSVGGGGIGCHTMVTLEGRKSSSVTGITQMGGEGAQWIGQAPFTDVGHIFQNIGDGTYFHSGQLAVQACVAAGVNITYKLLYNEVVAMTGAQDAEGALPVEALTHKLTREGVSRIIICADEPGRHRRRKLAKGTLLWHRDRLDEAQRLLRDTPGVTVLIYDQHCAADARRQRKRGTLPARTTRVVINEAVCEGCGDCGRKSNCLSVRPVETEYGRKTRIDQTSCNTDYSCLDGDCPSFVTVEIDPRAGRARHEIPGPPEVPAPAPSGRPGAQNVFLAGIGGTGIVTVNQVLATAAVLAGFDVETLDQTGLSQKAGPVTGHLRFSETDLAPSNRVSPGTADCLLAFDLLTAAEPRHLAYADPTTTIAIASTSETPTGDMVYDPAVGHPAADDLVARLSSVSAELHTFDALAAAQALFGSTAAANFLLVGAAYQSGALTIPADAIEEAIGVNGVAVSANVAAFRWGRAAVAAPDRFAAAIAPPRRAKVPVRLEALAGSSLDGEVRRLVEHRAAELVEFQNARTAEDYIRFVERVRDAERAVTPETRFTEAVARYLHKLTAYKDEYEVARLLTAPGFAEAATAEVPGSGRVTFQLHPPILRALGRKKKVRFGPRSHRLLRLLAGFKGLRGTPFDLFGYARVRRLERALVAHYRQVVTGLAESLTPENYERAVRIATLPDLVRGYEGVKLANLAVYRERLAAEGIEVADLT, from the coding sequence ATGACCGGCACCCTGCAGCACCGCGCATCGACCGGGTACGACCTCGACGACCGGTACCGGACCGGTGCTCCGGGCGTGCTGCTGACCGGGGTGCAGGCGATCGCCCGGCTGCTCGTCGAGCAGCACGAGCTGGACCGGCGGCAGGGCCGCCGGACCGCCACGTTCGTCTCCGGATACCAGGGCAGCCCGCTCGGGGGCGTGGACCGGCTGCTCGGCGGGATGCCCGAAACGCTGGCCGCGCACGACGTCACCTTCGTGCCCGGCCTCAACGAGGAACTCGCGGCCACGGCGGTGTGGGGCTCCCAGACGGACCTTCCGGTCGGCACCTCGCGCTACGACGGTGTGGTCGGCGTCTGGTACGGCAAGGGGCCCGGCCTGGACCGCGCCACCGACGCACTGCGTCACGCGAACATGTTCGGCGTCAATCCGGACGGCGGCGCGTTGCTGCTCGTCGGGGACGACCCGGGCAGCAAGTCGTCGACCGTTCCCGCGGTCAGCGAACGGTCGCTGGCGGCGCTGGGCATTCCCGTGCTGTTCCCGCGCAACGCGGCCGAGATCGTCACGCTGGGCCTGCACGGGATCGCGATGTCCCGCGCGTCGGGCTGTGTGGTCGCGCTCAAGATCGTCGCCGATGTCGCCGACGGTGCCTGGACCGTCGACGACGCCGTGTCCCGGATCCGGCCCGTCGTTCCACCGTCCACCTGGGACGGACGACCGTGGACCTACCGGCAGCGCACCGTCGACCTCGCTCCCGGCCACATCCAGTCCGCCGAGGCCGACCTGTACGGTCCGCGCGCGGCCACGGTCGTCGCCTACGCCGCGGCCAACGACCTCAACCCCGTCGTGGTGGACCCGCCCGCGCCCACCGTCGGCCTGATCGCCTCCGGGAGCACCTACGACGCGCTCCGCCAAAGCCTCCTCGACCTCGGCGTCGACGACGCCCAGCTCGGCCGGTCCGGGATCAGGGTGATGCGGATGGGCCTGATCCACCCCGTCGACCGGGCCGCCGTCGCGAAGTTCGCCGCCGGCCTCGAAGAGATCCTCGTCGTCGAGGACAAAACCGCCTTCCTCGAAACCCAGATCCGGGACGCGCTCTACGGAACCGCCCACACACCACGGGTCCTCGGGAAGAAGGACGCGGACGGCCGTCCGCTCATCCCGCACGACGGTGAGCTGACCGCCGCGCGGCTGGCGGCCCCGTTGCGCCGGATGCTGCGCGACCGCGTCCCACTCGCCGCCCCCGCCCGCGGTCCGATCCCGCTGCCCGTGCTGAGCACCTCACGAGCGCCCTACTTCTGCAGCGGGTGCCCGCACAACCGCTCGACCGTGCTCCCGGAAGGCTCCGTCGGCGGAGGCGGCATCGGCTGCCACACGATGGTGACGCTCGAAGGACGGAAATCGTCGTCGGTCACCGGGATCACCCAGATGGGCGGCGAAGGGGCGCAGTGGATCGGCCAGGCACCGTTCACCGATGTCGGCCACATCTTCCAGAACATCGGTGACGGCACGTACTTCCACTCCGGACAGCTCGCCGTCCAGGCGTGCGTCGCCGCCGGGGTCAACATCACCTACAAGCTTCTCTACAACGAAGTCGTGGCCATGACCGGGGCGCAGGACGCCGAGGGTGCGCTCCCCGTGGAGGCACTGACCCACAAACTCACGCGCGAAGGCGTCAGCCGGATCATCATCTGCGCCGACGAGCCGGGCCGTCACCGCCGTCGCAAACTCGCCAAGGGCACGCTGCTGTGGCACCGCGACCGGCTCGACGAAGCCCAGCGCCTGCTGCGGGACACCCCGGGCGTCACCGTCCTGATCTACGACCAGCACTGCGCCGCCGACGCCCGGCGGCAGCGCAAGCGCGGCACGCTGCCCGCGCGCACGACCAGGGTCGTCATCAACGAAGCCGTCTGCGAAGGCTGCGGCGACTGCGGCCGGAAGAGCAACTGCCTGTCGGTGCGTCCCGTCGAAACCGAGTACGGGCGCAAGACGCGGATCGACCAGACCTCCTGCAACACCGACTACAGCTGTCTCGACGGCGATTGCCCGTCGTTCGTCACCGTCGAGATCGACCCGCGTGCCGGGCGGGCGCGGCACGAGATCCCCGGTCCGCCGGAGGTCCCGGCCCCCGCGCCGTCCGGACGGCCGGGCGCCCAGAACGTGTTCCTCGCCGGCATCGGCGGCACCGGCATCGTCACCGTCAACCAGGTGCTCGCCACCGCCGCCGTGCTGGCCGGATTCGACGTCGAAACCCTGGACCAGACCGGGCTGAGCCAGAAGGCCGGACCGGTCACCGGTCACCTCCGTTTCTCCGAAACGGATCTCGCGCCCTCGAACCGGGTCTCACCGGGCACTGCGGACTGTCTCCTCGCCTTCGACCTGCTCACCGCCGCCGAACCCCGTCACCTGGCCTACGCCGACCCCACCACGACCATCGCCATCGCCTCGACCAGCGAAACCCCCACCGGCGACATGGTGTACGACCCGGCCGTCGGTCATCCGGCGGCGGACGACCTCGTCGCGCGCCTGTCTTCCGTGAGCGCCGAACTCCACACGTTCGACGCCCTCGCCGCCGCGCAGGCCCTGTTCGGCAGCACCGCGGCCGCGAACTTCCTCCTCGTCGGTGCCGCGTACCAGAGCGGCGCGCTCACGATTCCCGCCGACGCCATCGAGGAGGCGATCGGTGTCAACGGGGTGGCCGTGTCCGCCAACGTCGCGGCGTTCCGGTGGGGCCGGGCCGCCGTCGCGGCGCCGGACCGCTTCGCCGCCGCGATCGCACCACCGCGACGGGCGAAGGTTCCCGTACGGCTGGAAGCGCTGGCCGGATCGTCACTCGACGGCGAGGTCCGCCGCCTCGTCGAGCACCGGGCCGCCGAGCTCGTCGAGTTCCAGAACGCGCGGACGGCCGAGGACTACATCCGGTTCGTCGAACGGGTGCGGGACGCCGAACGTGCCGTCACACCGGAAACCCGCTTCACCGAAGCGGTCGCGCGCTACCTCCACAAACTCACCGCCTACAAGGACGAGTACGAAGTCGCCCGCCTCCTCACCGCCCCCGGGTTCGCCGAGGCCGCCACGGCCGAGGTCCCCGGAAGCGGGCGGGTGACCTTCCAGCTGCACCCGCCGATCCTCCGCGCGCTCGGACGGAAGAAGAAGGTCCGGTTCGGCCCCCGCTCCCACCGGCTGCTGCGCCTGCTGGCCGGTTTCAAGGGACTGCGCGGCACCCCGTTCGACCTCTTCGGGTACGCCCGCGTCCGGCGGCTCGAGCGCGCACTGGTCGCGCACTACCGCCAGGTCGTCACCGGCCTGGCCGAGAGCCTGACCCCCGAGAACTACGAACGCGCCGTCCGGATCGCGACCCTGCCCGATCTGGTGCGCGGGTACGAAGGTGTCAAACTCGCCAACCTCGCCGTCTACCGCGAACGCCTCGCCGCCGAAGGGATCGAGGTGGCGGATCTGACCTGA
- a CDS encoding Lrp/AsnC family transcriptional regulator: protein MTTLDRLDAEIIGQLEQGGRTGIAQLASDLGVSRNTIQARMRRLEESGVLRGFRPELDLAAIGLPVQAHISLEVDQRGIPEIIEALDEVPEVLEARTQAGREDLVVLVASSSVSDIQRIAIDLVNIPGVRHTDTTLIVNTVVRYRVWPLLDRLTSAKGWGRSTPPPR from the coding sequence ATGACAACCTTGGACCGGCTCGACGCGGAGATCATCGGGCAGCTCGAACAGGGTGGGCGCACCGGCATCGCCCAGCTGGCGAGCGATCTCGGGGTCAGCCGCAACACGATCCAGGCGCGGATGCGACGCCTGGAGGAATCCGGTGTGCTGCGGGGGTTCCGGCCGGAGCTGGACCTGGCGGCGATCGGCCTGCCGGTGCAGGCCCACATCAGCCTCGAAGTCGACCAGCGCGGGATCCCCGAGATCATCGAAGCACTCGACGAGGTGCCCGAGGTGCTGGAGGCGCGCACGCAGGCCGGACGTGAGGATCTCGTGGTCCTGGTCGCCTCCAGTTCGGTCAGCGACATCCAGCGCATCGCCATCGATCTGGTGAACATCCCCGGCGTCCGGCACACCGACACGACCCTGATCGTCAACACGGTCGTCCGCTACCGCGTATGGCCGCTGCTGGACCGCCTCACGTCGGCGAAGGGATGGGGACGCTCCACCCCGCCGCCGCGGTAG
- a CDS encoding AraC family transcriptional regulator, translating to MTEIMNEPVLWSADSAVCEPLAHGEGVAPHFHDFGQLRYAATGALVTVTQAGTWVAPANRITWVPPFSVHGSRSYGETDVRLLPVPAASAGRLPAEPSVLVASALMREAYLALLDDREPADGPRARLLLEVVVTELARAPREPLRLPEPSDTRLKAVTDLLHADPADPATLAELGHRTGSSERTLSRLFSSDLSMSFHQWRTLLRVQRAVLELCEGTSVTDTAMRLGWANPSSFIDAFTDLVGQTPGRYRATQVQAARHRRVGVAGRP from the coding sequence ATGACCGAGATCATGAACGAGCCGGTGTTGTGGAGCGCCGATTCGGCGGTGTGCGAGCCGTTGGCCCACGGCGAGGGCGTCGCCCCGCACTTCCACGACTTCGGTCAGCTCCGGTACGCCGCCACGGGTGCGCTGGTCACCGTGACCCAGGCAGGCACCTGGGTCGCGCCGGCGAACCGCATCACCTGGGTGCCACCGTTTTCCGTGCACGGCAGCCGCTCGTACGGCGAGACCGATGTCCGGCTGCTCCCGGTTCCGGCGGCGTCGGCCGGGCGGCTGCCGGCGGAGCCATCGGTGCTCGTGGCCAGCGCGCTGATGCGCGAGGCGTACCTCGCGCTCCTCGACGACCGGGAACCGGCTGACGGCCCCCGCGCCCGTCTGCTGCTCGAAGTCGTCGTCACCGAGCTCGCCCGCGCCCCGCGGGAGCCACTGCGCCTCCCGGAGCCGAGCGACACCCGTCTCAAGGCCGTCACCGACCTGCTGCACGCCGATCCGGCCGATCCGGCGACGCTGGCGGAGCTGGGGCACCGGACCGGCTCCAGCGAACGAACCCTCAGCCGCTTGTTCAGCAGCGATCTGTCGATGAGCTTCCACCAGTGGCGCACGCTGCTGCGGGTCCAGCGCGCGGTGCTCGAACTCTGCGAAGGCACCTCGGTCACCGACACGGCGATGCGCCTGGGATGGGCGAACCCGAGCAGCTTCATCGATGCCTTCACCGATCTCGTCGGCCAGACACCCGGTCGCTACCGCGCCACTCAGGTCCAGGCGGCTCGCCATCGCCGGGTCGGCGTGGCGGGCCGGCCGTAA
- a CDS encoding LysR family transcriptional regulator, with translation MTRLPDIESLRLLVLVGSHGSLTAAAEATGISQPSASKRMSSFERSLGLQLLDRSRRGSTLTSTGRLVSGWAERVLDEMAVMLEGVDALRREHTAQLSLAASLTVAEHLLPTWIGELRRSSPDLHVGLQVMNSNRVHELARQAEIDMGFVESPGRLAGVHSRVVARDRLVLVVSREHKWSRRQRPIGPAELAATPLISRETGSGTRDTAERALLAAGFTPVPPLIELGSATAVRSAVAAGAGPALISELIVRGDLASGGLTRVPTADIDLARTLRAVWSSRRRPTGPAGQLLSIALRGAVPAF, from the coding sequence ATGACACGTCTGCCCGACATCGAGTCCCTGCGGCTCCTGGTCCTTGTCGGCAGCCACGGCAGCCTCACCGCGGCCGCCGAAGCGACCGGCATCAGCCAGCCCTCGGCGAGCAAACGCATGAGCAGCTTCGAACGCTCACTCGGCCTGCAACTGCTCGACCGGTCGCGCCGCGGGTCCACCCTGACCTCCACCGGCAGGCTCGTCAGCGGCTGGGCCGAGCGTGTCCTCGACGAGATGGCGGTCATGCTCGAAGGCGTCGACGCGCTGCGCCGCGAACACACGGCGCAGCTGTCACTGGCGGCCAGCCTGACCGTCGCCGAGCACCTGCTGCCCACCTGGATCGGCGAACTCCGCCGGTCCAGCCCCGACCTGCACGTGGGCCTGCAGGTGATGAACTCCAACCGGGTCCACGAACTCGCCCGGCAGGCCGAGATCGACATGGGGTTCGTCGAATCACCGGGCAGGCTCGCCGGGGTCCACTCGCGCGTGGTGGCGCGGGACCGGCTCGTCCTCGTCGTCTCCCGCGAGCACAAGTGGAGCCGCCGACAGCGCCCGATCGGCCCGGCCGAGCTCGCCGCCACACCGTTGATCAGCCGGGAAACCGGCTCCGGCACCCGCGACACCGCGGAACGAGCGCTGCTCGCCGCGGGATTCACCCCGGTGCCACCACTGATCGAACTCGGCTCCGCCACCGCCGTCCGCAGCGCGGTCGCCGCCGGCGCCGGGCCCGCGCTGATCAGCGAACTGATCGTCCGCGGTGACCTCGCGAGCGGAGGGCTCACCCGGGTCCCCACGGCCGACATCGACCTCGCCCGCACGCTGCGCGCCGTGTGGAGTTCACGCCGCCGCCCGACCGGCCCGGCGGGACAACTGCTGTCCATCGCCCTTCGTGGCGCTGTGCCCGCGTTCTGA
- a CDS encoding dihydroorotate dehydrogenase, which yields MSDLSTAIGPLRLKNPVMAASSEATMTEEGILACLDAGAGAVVAKSVNESPAAARQLLIADYALLAPGGDRVGWPDRCGDETLLCRSGLAARDGWLAMLERTSRHARALGAHVIGSITVAEPGPAAEIAREMAGVVPAVEMNVGAPHGREASAVRQVTGAEVVEHYTRTVRAAIDVPLIVKLPAQTDSPLELAAAARRAGADVVAMIGRFNGFWPDPLTSEPVLGSWGAVGGPGMLPVSLYWVSKTFAADRSVPLIGTNGARSGADVARFLLSGARAVELASAVLLRGPGVLAECVEDLADTLTAGGYERAADAVGVAVDRSRSYAEIPPREQPARPWEA from the coding sequence GTGAGCGATCTGTCCACGGCGATCGGCCCGCTGCGCCTGAAGAATCCCGTCATGGCGGCCTCGTCGGAGGCCACCATGACCGAGGAGGGCATCCTCGCCTGCCTCGACGCCGGCGCGGGTGCGGTGGTGGCGAAATCGGTCAACGAATCGCCGGCCGCGGCACGGCAGCTGCTGATCGCCGACTACGCGCTGCTGGCGCCCGGCGGCGACCGGGTCGGCTGGCCGGACCGGTGCGGGGACGAGACGCTGCTGTGCCGGTCCGGCCTCGCCGCACGCGACGGTTGGCTCGCGATGCTCGAACGCACCAGCAGGCACGCCCGCGCGCTCGGCGCGCACGTGATCGGCAGCATCACCGTCGCCGAACCGGGGCCCGCGGCGGAGATCGCGCGTGAGATGGCCGGGGTGGTCCCGGCGGTGGAGATGAACGTCGGCGCACCGCACGGCCGCGAGGCGAGCGCTGTCCGCCAGGTCACCGGCGCGGAGGTGGTGGAGCACTACACCCGCACCGTCCGCGCCGCGATCGACGTCCCGCTGATCGTCAAACTGCCCGCGCAGACCGACAGCCCGCTGGAACTGGCCGCGGCGGCGCGCCGGGCCGGGGCGGACGTGGTCGCGATGATCGGCCGGTTCAACGGGTTCTGGCCGGACCCGCTGACCAGCGAACCGGTGCTGGGCTCGTGGGGCGCCGTGGGCGGGCCGGGAATGCTGCCGGTGAGCCTGTACTGGGTGTCGAAGACGTTCGCGGCCGACCGGTCGGTTCCGCTGATCGGCACGAACGGCGCGCGCTCGGGCGCGGACGTGGCCCGGTTCCTGCTGAGCGGGGCGCGAGCCGTCGAGCTGGCCAGCGCCGTGCTCCTGCGCGGTCCCGGCGTACTGGCCGAGTGCGTGGAAGACCTCGCGGACACCCTCACCGCCGGGGGCTACGAACGAGCCGCCGACGCGGTCGGCGTGGCCGTGGACCGGTCCCGCTCCTATGCCGAAATCCCTCCGCGCGAGCAACCCGCGCGCCCCTGGGAAGCGTGA
- a CDS encoding MFS transporter: MSSPQERVTNPARTVPPGRRELRRIATASLVGTMVEWYDFYIYGTAAALALGDLFFPSLNPTAQTLSAFATFAIGFLARPLGGILFGHLGDRIGRRYVLIVTLLLMGLSTFAIGLLPTYASIGIAAPILLVALRFLQGIAVGGEWGGAVLLGVERAPAHRRTFYGSFAQVGSPLGLLLAAAVFAAVETLPADAVHSWGWRIPFLLSVVLIAIGQFVRSRIEESPAVEKKEKVRLPIGIVLREHWTAVLLGTGAMVVTLTGFYLSTTFLTSYGTKHLGFSSNDLLVGTMLVAVVQIVSLPVAAILADRRGRRPVILAGTLISAALSVPLFALAGTGVVVLLWLGMVLFNIGRSLIYGPLPAFAAALFPAEVRFTGISLCYQLAGILGGGLAPLIAVALAAQGGATPVAVYLGATGLLSAVCVVLIGRRVTHL, encoded by the coding sequence ATGAGCAGCCCCCAGGAACGCGTCACGAACCCCGCGCGGACCGTCCCACCCGGCAGGCGGGAGCTGCGCCGGATCGCGACGGCCTCGCTCGTCGGCACCATGGTCGAGTGGTATGACTTCTACATCTACGGCACCGCGGCCGCGCTCGCGCTCGGTGACCTGTTCTTCCCGTCGCTCAACCCGACCGCGCAGACCCTGTCCGCGTTCGCGACGTTCGCGATCGGGTTCCTCGCGCGGCCGCTCGGCGGCATCCTGTTCGGGCACCTCGGCGACCGGATCGGGCGCCGCTACGTCCTCATCGTCACCCTGCTGTTGATGGGGTTGTCCACGTTCGCCATCGGGCTCCTGCCCACCTACGCCTCGATCGGGATCGCCGCGCCCATCCTGCTGGTGGCCCTGCGCTTCCTGCAGGGCATCGCGGTCGGCGGCGAATGGGGCGGGGCCGTGCTGCTGGGCGTGGAACGGGCACCGGCGCACCGGCGCACGTTCTACGGCTCCTTCGCCCAGGTCGGGTCGCCGCTCGGCCTGCTGCTGGCGGCCGCGGTGTTCGCCGCGGTGGAGACCCTGCCCGCGGACGCCGTGCACTCGTGGGGCTGGCGGATCCCGTTCCTGCTGTCGGTGGTGCTGATCGCGATCGGCCAGTTCGTGCGCTCGCGCATCGAGGAAAGCCCGGCCGTGGAGAAGAAGGAGAAGGTGCGGCTGCCGATCGGCATCGTGCTGCGCGAACACTGGACGGCGGTGCTGCTCGGCACCGGGGCCATGGTCGTGACCCTCACCGGCTTCTACCTGTCCACCACGTTCCTCACCAGCTACGGCACGAAGCACCTCGGGTTCTCCTCGAACGACCTGCTCGTCGGCACCATGCTGGTGGCCGTGGTGCAGATCGTGTCGCTGCCGGTGGCGGCGATACTGGCCGACCGCCGGGGGCGGCGGCCGGTGATCCTGGCGGGCACGCTGATCAGCGCGGCGCTGTCCGTTCCACTGTTCGCGCTGGCCGGGACGGGCGTGGTGGTGCTGCTGTGGCTCGGGATGGTCCTGTTCAACATCGGGCGCTCGCTCATCTACGGCCCGCTGCCCGCCTTCGCCGCGGCCCTGTTCCCGGCCGAGGTCCGGTTCACCGGGATTTCCCTGTGCTACCAGCTGGCCGGCATCCTCGGCGGCGGTCTCGCACCGCTGATCGCGGTGGCGCTGGCCGCGCAGGGCGGCGCCACGCCGGTGGCGGTGTACCTGGGCGCCACCGGACTGCTCAGCGCCGTCTGCGTGGTCCTCATCGGACGGCGGGTGACCCACCTGTGA